A region of Photobacterium sanguinicancri DNA encodes the following proteins:
- a CDS encoding formate dehydrogenase subunit or accessory protein, which yields MSEQNKPNEGRRQLLKNIGLSVAAGAVVAGTATVANATVEKPEAKETKTNGYRETQHIRDYYETL from the coding sequence ATGAGTGAGCAAAATAAACCTAATGAAGGCCGCCGCCAATTGTTGAAAAACATTGGTCTAAGCGTGGCTGCTGGTGCGGTGGTTGCAGGAACTGCAACTGTTGCAAATGCGACGGTAGAAAAGCCTGAAGCAAAAGAAACTAAAACTAACGGCTATCGCGAAACGCAACACATTCGCGACTACTACGAAACCTTGTAA